The Macaca fascicularis isolate 582-1 chromosome 11, T2T-MFA8v1.1 genome includes a region encoding these proteins:
- the KCNJ8 gene encoding ATP-sensitive inward rectifier potassium channel 8, whose translation MLARKSIIPEEYVLARIAAENLRKPRIRDRLPKARFIAKSGACNLAHKNIREQGRFLQDIFTTLVDLKWRHTLVIFTMSFLCSWLLFAIMWWLVAFAHGDIYAYMEKSGMEKSSLESTVCVTNVRSFTSAFLFSIEVQVTIGFGGRMMTEECPLAITVLILQNIVGLIINAVMLGCIFMKTAQAHRRAETLIFSRHAVIAVRNGKLCFMFRVGDLRKSMIISASVRIQVVKKTTTPEGEVVPIHQLDIPVDNPIESNNIFLVAPLIICHVIDKRSPLYDISATDLANQDLEVIVILEGVVETTGITTQARTSYIAEEIQWGHRFVSIVTEEEGVYSVDYSKFGNTVKVAAPRCSARELDEKPSILIQTLQKSELSHQNSLRKRNSMRRNNSMRRNNSIRRNNSSLMVPKVQFMTPEGNQNTSES comes from the exons ATGTTGGCCAGAAAGAGTATCATCCCGGAGGAGTATGTGCTGGCGCGCATCGCCGCGGAGAACCTGCGCAAGCCGCGCATCCGAGACCGCCTCCCCAAAGCCCGCTTCATCGCCAAGAGCGGGGCCTGCAACCTGGCGCACAAGAACATCCGTGAGCAAGGACGCTTTCTGCAGGACATCTTCACCACCTTGGTGGACCTGAAATGGCGCCACACGCTGGTCATCTTTACCATGTCCTTCCTCTGCAGCTGGCTGCTCTTCGCTATCATGTGGTGGCTGGTGGCCTTTGCCCATGGGGATATCTATGCTTACATGGAGAAAAGTGGAATGGAGAAAAGTAGTTTGGAGTCCACTGTGTGTGTGACTAATGTCAG GTCTTtcacttctgcttttctcttctccATTGAAGTTCAAGTTACCATTGGGTTTGGAGGGAGGATGATGACAGAGGAGTGCCCTTTGGCCATCACGGTTTTGATTCTCCAGAATATTGTGGGTTTGATCATCAATGCGGTCATGTTAGGCTGCATTTTCATGAAAACAGCTCAGGCTCACAGAAGGGCAGAAACGTTGATTTTCAGCCGCCACGCTGTGATTGCCGTCCGAAATGGCAAGCTGTGCTTCATGTTCCGAGTGGGTGACCTGAGGAAAAGCATGATCATTAGTGCCTCCGTGCGCATCCAGGTGGTGAAGAAAACAACGACACCTGAAGGGGAGGTGGTCCCTATTCACCAACTAGACATTCCTGTTGATAACCCAATTGAGAGCAATAACATTTTTCTGGTGGCCCCTTTGATCATCTGCCACGTGATTGACAAGCGCAGCCCCCTGTATGACATCTCAGCAACTGACCTGGCCAACCAAGACTTGGAGGTCATAGTTATTCTGGAAGGAGTGGTTGAAACTACTGGCATCACCACACAAGCACGAACCTCCTACATCGCTGAGGAGATCCAATGGGGCCACCGCTTTGTGTCCATTGTGACTGAGGAAGAAGGAGTGTACTCTGTGGATTACTCCAAATTTGGCAACACTGTTAAAGTAGCTGCTCCACGGTGCAGTGCCCGAGAGCTGGATGAGAAACCTTCCATCCTCATTCAGACCCTCCAAAAGAGTGAACTGTCTCATCAAAATTCTCTGAGGAAGCGCAACTCCATGAGAAGAAACAATTCCATGAGGAGGAACAATTCTATCCGAAGGAACAACTCTTCCCTCATGGTACCAAAGGTGCAATTTATGACTCCAGAAGGGAACCAAAACACATCGGAATCATGA